A stretch of the Lolium perenne isolate Kyuss_39 chromosome 3, Kyuss_2.0, whole genome shotgun sequence genome encodes the following:
- the LOC127323974 gene encoding reticulon-like protein B9 has translation MYFCGIRARDYISSRNPRQRGHRAPRLFGRERPLHAVLGGRKAADIILWRRKEVSASILGAATAAWGLFEVAEYHFLTLVCYAAMIAMVTFFLWTNASAFLNLPVPRIPEMVLSERTTRQVILGLHMRLNWFVHKLYNIACGQDLKMFILTAVSLYIGSVFASCFSSLTLLYIVVFCTMTVPALYERYEHEVDHLVAKGAHDFRTQVSRMDSGVLRKIPRGKGATAAQRTATTNDINGWHRSQAS, from the exons atgtatttctgcggtatccgggcaagagattatataagctcaagaaaccctaggcaacgtgggcacaGGGCGCCGAGGCTCTTCGGCAGGGAGAGGCCTCTCCATGCCGTCCTAGGTGGACGCAAAG CGGCGGACATCATCCTGTGGAGGCGGAAGGAGGTGTCGGCGTCGATCCTCGGCGCGGCGACGGCAGCGTGGGGCCTGTTCGAGGTGGCGGAGTACCACTTTCTCACGCTCGTGTGCTACGCGGCCATGATCGCCATGGTCACCTTCTTCCTGTGGACCAACGCATCCGCGTTCCTCAACTT GCCTGTCCCAAGGATCCCGGAGATGGTCCTGTCAGAGAGAACCACGAGGCAGGTGATCCTGGGCCTGCACATGAGGCTCAACTGGTTCGTGCACAAGCTCTACAACATCGCTTGCGGACAGGACCTGAAGATGTTCATCCTG ACGGCGGTGTCTCTGTACATCGGGTCAGTGTTCGCGAGCTGCTTCAGCTCCCTCACCCTGCTCTACATCG TTGTGTTCTGCACCATGACGGTGCCGGCGCTGTACGAGCGGTACGAGCACGAGGTGGATCACCTGGTGGCGAAGGGCGCACACGATTTCCGGACCCAAGTCTCCCGGATGGACTCTGGCGTGCTCAGGAAGATCCCCAGAGGCAAAGGGGCTACCGCTGCACAAAGGACGGCGACGACGAACGATATcaacggatggcaccggtcacaggCTAGCTAA
- the LOC139837794 gene encoding protein ALP1-like yields the protein MTNSVHVRAPVKSRSLLVAKQESSYRWLPGPHPTMEGRRNGWRIGRATCSLHDTQRLLAKAEERGFPGMLGSIDCMHWQWRNCPVAHAGQFTRGDIKHPTIILEAVASYDRWIWHAFFGVAGSNNDINVLNQSPLFTDVLRGEAPIVNFTVNGHEYNYGYYLADGIYPSWPVFMKGVTLPQSEKHRLFTAAQSAWRKDVECAFGVLKARFNILAIPGRSYSRRTLGLIMRACVILHNMIIDDERDTNLENIYETVDSNVGPAIHNHAPPSLAAEDSMDNEMRDSPMYTQLQHDLIEHVWANA from the exons ATGACGAACAGCGTACACGTACGTGCCCCGGTCAAAAGCCGCTCGCTGCTCGTCGCCAAGCAGGAAAGTTCTTATCGGTGGCTGCCTGGTCCTCATCCTACGATGGAAGGACGCAGAAATGGCTGGCGAATAGGACGTGCCACCTGCTCGCTCCAC GATACTCAGCGTCTGTTAGCCAAAGCCGAGGAGCGTGGCTTTCCGGGCATGTTagggagcatcgattgcatgcattggcagtGGAGGAACTGCCCAGTGGCGCATGCCGGTCAATTCACAAGGGGAGACATCAAACACCCTACCATAATCTTAGAAGCCGTTGCGTCGTATGATCGTTGGATCTGGCATGCCTTTTTTGGAGTGGCCGggtccaacaacgacatcaatgtACTCAACCAGTCGCCGTTGTTCACTGATGTGCTTAGGGGAGAAGCACCCATAGTGAACTTCACGGTGAATGGACACGAGTACAACTATGGTTACTACCTTGCCGACGGCATCTACCCCTCCTGGCCGGTGTTCATGAAAGGTGTTACTCTTCCACAAAGTGAAAAGCATCGACTGTTCACTGCTGCTCAATCAGCTTGGCGCAAAGATGTGGAGTGTGCCTTTGGAGTGCTGAAGGCTAGGTTCAACATTCTAGCAATTCCGGGACGCTCGTACTCGAGGCGTACTCTTGGGTtgatcatgcgtgcatgtgtcattctgcacaacatgatcatcgacgatGAGCGTGATACAAATTTGGAGAACATCTATGAGACAGTTGATTCCAATGTCGGCCCTGCGATACACAACCATGCACCACCAAGCCTAGCAGCCGAGGATTCGATGGACAACGAAATGAGGGACTCACCGATGTATACACAGCTCCAGCATGATTTGATTGAGCATGTGTGGGCTAATGCCtag